The Acidobacteriota bacterium genome includes a region encoding these proteins:
- a CDS encoding biotin/lipoyl-containing protein, with the protein MTYEIAVGQGAHLVSVTRKGPLLHVAIGSRTLVVDARRVGDMTLSLLVGPVDGSAPVTSVDASLATRRAAGEFDVHVAGRVIPVQVRQAGAFGRQKKAGAAVGAGPQRILAPMPGKIVRLLVKAGDEVTARQGLVVVEAMKMENELRAVRDGRVREVSVAEGQSVDAGATLLVVE; encoded by the coding sequence ATGACCTACGAGATTGCCGTCGGCCAGGGCGCGCACCTGGTCTCGGTGACGCGCAAGGGCCCGCTGCTGCACGTGGCCATTGGCAGCCGCACCCTGGTGGTCGATGCGCGGCGCGTCGGCGACATGACGCTGTCGCTGCTGGTGGGGCCGGTCGACGGCTCGGCGCCGGTGACGAGCGTGGACGCCTCGCTTGCGACCCGGCGCGCGGCGGGTGAGTTTGACGTGCACGTGGCCGGCCGGGTCATCCCGGTGCAGGTCCGGCAGGCCGGCGCGTTCGGGCGCCAGAAGAAGGCCGGCGCCGCCGTCGGCGCGGGCCCGCAGCGCATTCTCGCGCCCATGCCCGGCAAGATCGTGCGGTTGCTGGTGAAGGCCGGCGACGAAGTGACGGCGCGGCAGGGCCTGGTGGTGGTCGAGGCCATGAAGATGGAGAACGAGCTGCGCGCGGTCCGCGATGGCCGCGTGCGCGAGGTGTCGGTGGCCGAAGGGCAGTCGGTGGACGCGGGCGCGACCCTGTTGGTCGTGGAGTAA
- a CDS encoding acetyl-CoA carboxylase biotin carboxylase subunit → MKKILIANRGEIAVRVIRACRDMGIGAVAVYSECDRAALHVRLADEAWPVGPSAPRDSYLRIDAIIDAAKQSGADAVHPGYGFLAENEDFAAACRDAGLVFIGPTPEAIALMGSKTAARQAAIKAGVPVVPGTEEPLSEQTSDAEVLTVAERIGYPLMLKAVAGGGGKGMRMVSSPAELPAALRAARSEAQSAFGDGAVYLERRILASRHIEVQLLGDHHGTVLPFVERECSIQRRHQKVVEESPSLAVSPALRRQMTSAAAAVARTVGYTNAGTIEFLLDSDGSFYFLEMNTRLQVEHPITEMVTGVDLVQWQIRIARGERLDLDPEALLSPRAHAIECRIYAEDPENGFLPSPGRIQGLRVPHGPGVRDDSGAYEGGEVPIFYDPMISKLITWGENREHAIARMKRALSEYEVRGIRTTIPFFQWILDDDDFIAGRFDTTFIDRKMGAPGSGTLQVIDASHEELAMVAAAVHLFTRAATAAPAAEPISVWKQAGRAEALR, encoded by the coding sequence ATGAAGAAGATCCTGATCGCCAATCGCGGCGAGATTGCCGTGCGCGTGATTCGTGCCTGTCGCGACATGGGTATTGGCGCCGTGGCCGTGTACTCGGAATGTGATCGTGCGGCGTTGCATGTCCGGCTGGCCGACGAAGCCTGGCCGGTGGGTCCGAGCGCGCCTCGCGACAGCTACCTGCGAATCGACGCGATCATCGACGCGGCGAAGCAGTCCGGCGCCGACGCGGTGCACCCTGGGTATGGCTTTCTCGCCGAGAACGAGGATTTCGCGGCGGCGTGCCGCGATGCCGGCCTCGTGTTCATCGGCCCAACGCCGGAAGCGATCGCGCTGATGGGGAGCAAGACCGCGGCGCGGCAGGCCGCGATCAAGGCCGGCGTACCGGTCGTGCCCGGCACGGAAGAGCCGCTCAGCGAGCAGACCTCTGACGCCGAGGTGTTGACGGTGGCCGAGCGCATTGGCTACCCGCTCATGCTCAAGGCGGTGGCGGGTGGTGGCGGCAAGGGCATGCGCATGGTGTCGTCGCCAGCGGAATTGCCGGCGGCGCTCCGCGCCGCGCGCTCTGAAGCGCAATCGGCCTTCGGCGATGGCGCCGTCTACCTCGAGCGGCGCATTCTCGCCTCGCGGCACATCGAAGTGCAGTTGCTCGGCGATCACCACGGCACCGTGCTGCCGTTCGTCGAGCGCGAATGCTCGATCCAGCGGCGGCACCAGAAAGTTGTCGAGGAGAGCCCGTCGCTTGCGGTCTCACCGGCGCTGCGACGGCAGATGACGTCGGCCGCGGCCGCCGTCGCCCGGACGGTCGGCTATACCAACGCCGGCACCATCGAGTTCCTGCTCGACAGCGACGGTTCGTTCTATTTCCTCGAGATGAACACCCGCCTGCAGGTCGAACATCCCATCACCGAGATGGTCACGGGAGTGGACCTGGTCCAGTGGCAGATTCGTATTGCCAGGGGCGAGCGGCTCGATCTCGATCCGGAAGCGTTGCTGAGCCCTCGCGCCCACGCGATCGAGTGCCGCATTTACGCCGAGGATCCGGAGAACGGCTTCCTGCCATCACCCGGCCGCATCCAGGGCTTGCGCGTGCCGCACGGCCCGGGCGTGCGTGACGACAGCGGCGCCTACGAAGGCGGCGAAGTGCCGATCTTCTACGACCCGATGATTTCGAAGCTCATTACGTGGGGCGAGAACCGCGAGCACGCCATTGCCCGCATGAAGCGGGCGCTCTCCGAGTACGAAGTGCGCGGCATCCGCACCACCATCCCGTTCTTCCAGTGGATCCTGGACGATGACGACTTCATCGCCGGGCGGTTCGACACCACCTTTATCGACCGCAAGATGGGCGCGCCCGGCAGCGGGACGCTGCAGGTGATTGACGCCAGTCACGAGGAACTCGCGATGGTGGCCGCCGCCGTGCACCTGTTCACCCGTGCAGCCACGGCCGCACCGGCCGCCGAACCGATCAGCGTCTGGAAGCAGGCCGGCCGGGCGGAGGCGCTGCGATGA
- a CDS encoding ABC transporter ATP-binding protein, which translates to MIEARDIHKRYADVAALSGVSIAIGAHQALGLVGPNGAGKSSLLRILCGVSRPDAGSAQLDGHDPAHHPRPARRRLGCVPEQPPLFDLLTGGEHLMWVGRVYDIPDSVLRARIEELAAALELTDALPRRIAGYSKGMRQKLAFAGALLHDPRLLMLDEPFEGVDVVAVDAMKAIIRQFVEHGAAVLLSSHILGLVEDVCTEFAVLNAGRVVFAGDRPQLALEAAKLRHESSGRPLETVFLDRVARDRVARRLTTVANGPS; encoded by the coding sequence ATGATCGAGGCCCGCGACATTCACAAGAGGTACGCCGACGTAGCCGCCCTGTCGGGCGTGTCGATCGCGATCGGCGCCCACCAGGCCCTGGGGCTGGTCGGGCCGAACGGCGCGGGAAAGTCGTCGTTGCTGCGCATCCTGTGCGGCGTGAGTCGTCCCGACGCCGGCTCGGCGCAGCTCGATGGGCACGATCCGGCGCACCATCCACGGCCGGCGCGGCGGCGACTCGGATGTGTCCCGGAGCAGCCCCCTTTGTTCGATCTGCTCACGGGTGGCGAACACCTGATGTGGGTGGGCCGGGTCTACGACATTCCCGATTCGGTGCTGCGGGCCAGAATCGAAGAACTGGCGGCGGCGCTGGAACTGACCGATGCGCTGCCACGCCGCATTGCCGGCTACTCGAAGGGCATGCGCCAGAAGCTAGCCTTCGCCGGCGCGCTGCTCCACGACCCGCGGCTGCTGATGCTGGATGAACCGTTTGAAGGGGTGGATGTGGTCGCGGTCGATGCGATGAAGGCCATCATCCGGCAGTTCGTCGAACACGGCGCCGCGGTGCTGCTCAGTTCGCACATCCTCGGCCTGGTCGAGGACGTCTGCACCGAGTTCGCCGTCCTCAACGCCGGCCGGGTTGTCTTTGCAGGCGACCGGCCACAACTGGCGCTCGAGGCCGCCAAGCTGAGGCACGAATCGTCGGGCCGGCCGCTCGAGACCGTGTTTCTCGACCGCGTGGCGCGCGATCGGGTCGCCCGGCGGCTGACAACGGTGGCCAACGGGCCATCTTAG
- a CDS encoding class D sortase, whose translation MTGSRGWLATAFEFGLLGVGLGCLGTYGYVTIEGNRLRRENVAQFERAAAANVPQAVAAGSLVGMLEVPRLRLSTPVVEGDDETALQASVGHLPDTPLPWQPGNSALAGHRDGLFRPLKRVTVGDAITFRTTREEFHYQVTGTAIVQPDDLRVLAPRTRDTLTLITCYPFSYVGPAPQRFVVHAERVNRPGGAGG comes from the coding sequence GTGACCGGCTCACGCGGTTGGCTCGCGACGGCGTTCGAGTTCGGCCTGCTCGGCGTCGGCCTGGGATGCTTGGGCACGTATGGCTACGTCACGATCGAGGGCAACCGTCTGCGGCGCGAAAACGTCGCCCAATTCGAGCGCGCTGCCGCGGCGAACGTGCCGCAGGCCGTCGCTGCCGGCAGCCTGGTTGGCATGCTGGAAGTGCCGCGTCTGCGACTGTCGACGCCGGTCGTCGAGGGTGATGACGAAACGGCGTTGCAGGCGTCGGTGGGACACCTGCCCGATACGCCGCTGCCCTGGCAACCGGGCAACAGCGCACTGGCGGGCCACCGCGACGGCCTCTTCAGGCCGCTCAAGCGCGTGACCGTTGGCGACGCGATCACGTTCCGGACGACGCGCGAGGAGTTTCACTACCAGGTGACCGGCACGGCGATCGTGCAGCCGGATGACCTGCGCGTGCTGGCTCCGCGAACGCGTGACACCCTGACCCTGATCACCTGTTATCCCTTTTCGTATGTCGGACCCGCGCCGCAGCGCTTCGTCGTCCATGCCGAGCGGGTGAACCGACCCGGTGGTGCCGGCGGCTAA
- a CDS encoding VWA domain-containing protein, giving the protein MTNAPPAIFVLLALCAGMPAAQVVVPAPVEQPVFKSESRLVVLHVSVRDGGRYVSGLSRDAFTVIDDGQPQDVTLFSGVDVPASIGLVIDNSNSMAPSRERVVAAAVALARNSHPQDEVFALAVNEHVREAWAPAVIATTRLDEFAAAMASAITARGMTALYDGVAEALRRLRRGVHTRQVLILVSDGGDNASTTSQEQIVRDARAADAVIYTVALIDPLVRDGNPGLLRRLARETGGESFQPRNLNEVPPTLERIARDIRSAYTLAYTPTAGAGHASGPRRRTVRVYVRAPDGQVLRVRTRDGYLSEPGGGQP; this is encoded by the coding sequence GTGACCAACGCACCTCCCGCGATCTTCGTGCTGCTGGCGCTCTGCGCCGGAATGCCGGCGGCGCAGGTCGTGGTGCCGGCTCCCGTTGAACAACCGGTGTTCAAGTCCGAGTCGCGGCTCGTCGTCCTGCACGTCTCTGTCCGCGACGGCGGCCGCTACGTCTCAGGGCTGTCACGGGATGCGTTCACCGTGATCGACGATGGCCAGCCGCAGGACGTGACGTTGTTTTCGGGGGTCGACGTGCCCGCCAGCATCGGGTTGGTGATCGACAACAGCAACAGCATGGCCCCCAGCCGCGAACGCGTGGTTGCCGCGGCGGTCGCGCTGGCCCGCAACAGCCACCCACAAGATGAAGTTTTCGCGTTGGCAGTCAACGAGCACGTGCGCGAGGCGTGGGCGCCGGCCGTGATCGCCACGACGCGGCTCGATGAGTTCGCGGCCGCCATGGCCAGCGCCATCACCGCCCGCGGCATGACCGCACTCTATGACGGCGTCGCCGAGGCGTTGCGCCGCCTCCGCCGCGGCGTGCACACCCGGCAGGTGCTGATCCTGGTGAGCGACGGTGGCGACAATGCCAGCACTACCAGCCAGGAACAGATCGTGCGGGATGCGCGCGCGGCTGACGCCGTGATCTACACCGTCGCACTGATCGACCCGCTGGTCCGAGACGGCAACCCCGGCCTGCTCCGGCGCCTGGCGCGCGAAACCGGCGGCGAGTCGTTTCAACCCCGCAACCTGAACGAGGTGCCGCCGACGCTGGAACGGATTGCCCGTGATATCCGCAGTGCCTACACGCTGGCTTACACACCGACGGCCGGGGCGGGCCACGCCTCCGGGCCGCGCCGCCGCACCGTCCGCGTCTACGTTCGCGCACCGGATGGCCAGGTGCTGCGGGTACGGACTCGCGATGGTTACCTCTCCGAACCAGGTGGGGGCCAGCCGTGA
- a CDS encoding HAD family phosphatase, with amino-acid sequence MPSPFEPGAVIFDIDGTLVDNMALHAEAFAVFAARHELPALTPEDRARLDGRRNSEIFPILFGRDVARDEWQAYEEEKEGLYRELSRGRLVPMKGLLRLLAHYRAAAVPMALATSAPEPNVVHTLTEIGLVMDFQIIVRGDQVARGKPAPDVFTAAGARLGVEAGDCLVFEDAPMGIVAAQSAGMSVVALTTSFSAGHFAALQPPPSATCADFDEFLDRQRS; translated from the coding sequence ATGCCCTCGCCGTTTGAGCCCGGGGCCGTCATCTTCGACATCGACGGCACCCTCGTTGACAACATGGCCCTGCACGCCGAGGCCTTCGCCGTGTTTGCCGCACGGCATGAGTTGCCGGCGCTGACGCCGGAGGACCGCGCCCGCCTCGACGGCCGCCGGAACAGCGAGATCTTTCCGATTCTGTTCGGCCGTGACGTCGCGCGCGACGAGTGGCAGGCCTACGAGGAAGAGAAGGAAGGTCTCTATCGCGAGTTGTCGCGGGGCCGGCTGGTGCCCATGAAGGGCCTGTTGCGACTGCTGGCCCACTACCGAGCCGCGGCGGTGCCCATGGCGCTGGCCACGTCGGCGCCGGAGCCAAACGTCGTGCACACCCTTACCGAGATCGGCCTGGTCATGGATTTTCAGATCATCGTCCGTGGCGACCAGGTGGCACGGGGCAAGCCCGCGCCCGACGTGTTCACCGCGGCGGGCGCCCGGCTTGGCGTCGAGGCCGGCGACTGCCTGGTGTTCGAGGACGCGCCAATGGGCATTGTCGCGGCTCAATCCGCCGGCATGTCCGTGGTGGCGCTGACCACCAGCTTCAGCGCCGGGCACTTCGCGGCATTACAGCCGCCGCCGTCGGCCACCTGCGCCGATTTCGACGAGTTCCTCGACCGACAGCGTTCCTGA
- a CDS encoding inosamine-phosphate amidinotransferase 1 encodes MILNSHNEWGKLQTVVVGRADHARVPVDDVSLRAINYAGNRRRAVPHGPYPQAVIDEANEDLEYLCGVFVNAGVTVYRPEVPDTVLEHGVGHWRSDGYYAFCPRDGLLVVGDTVIESPMVLRARYTDAFPYRRILQEAMRDGARWLAAPRPQLPDEGYDETADRDHKSLRNLEPVFDAANVLRADRDLLFLESNSGNSLGALWLQRALGTEYRVHLLSGIYSYMHLDSTISLLRPGLALLNPARLNAGNLPPFFAGWRLLWCPDPVDIGFHAPYEHASQWVGMNLLMLDPQTAVVERSQLPLIRMLEAEGIEVIPVPIRHARTMGGAVHCVTLDLHRH; translated from the coding sequence GTGATCCTGAACAGCCACAATGAATGGGGTAAGTTGCAAACGGTAGTCGTCGGGCGAGCCGACCATGCGCGGGTGCCGGTTGACGACGTCAGCCTGCGCGCGATCAATTACGCTGGTAATCGCCGGCGCGCGGTTCCGCACGGGCCTTACCCGCAGGCCGTTATCGACGAAGCCAACGAGGATCTTGAGTACCTCTGCGGCGTTTTCGTTAACGCCGGCGTCACCGTCTATCGCCCCGAGGTGCCCGACACCGTCCTCGAGCACGGCGTCGGCCACTGGCGCAGCGACGGTTATTATGCGTTCTGTCCGCGCGACGGCCTGCTGGTCGTCGGCGACACCGTTATTGAATCACCCATGGTCTTGCGCGCGCGGTATACCGATGCCTTCCCCTACCGGCGCATCCTGCAGGAAGCGATGCGGGACGGCGCACGCTGGCTCGCGGCCCCTCGCCCGCAGCTTCCGGACGAAGGCTACGACGAAACCGCAGACCGGGATCACAAGAGCCTGCGCAACCTCGAGCCGGTGTTCGACGCGGCCAACGTGCTGCGCGCCGACCGGGACCTGCTGTTTCTCGAAAGCAACAGCGGCAACTCCCTGGGCGCACTGTGGCTGCAACGCGCCCTCGGGACAGAGTACCGGGTGCACCTGTTGTCGGGGATCTACAGCTATATGCATCTTGACAGCACGATCAGCCTGCTGCGGCCGGGCCTGGCGTTGCTCAATCCGGCCCGCCTCAACGCCGGCAACCTGCCGCCCTTCTTCGCCGGCTGGCGGCTGTTGTGGTGTCCCGACCCCGTCGACATCGGCTTTCATGCCCCGTACGAGCATGCCAGCCAGTGGGTCGGGATGAACCTCCTGATGCTGGACCCGCAGACGGCGGTCGTCGAACGAAGCCAGTTGCCGCTGATTCGGATGCTCGAGGCCGAAGGCATTGAGGTCATTCCGGTGCCGATCCGCCACGCGCGGACGATGGGTGGCGCCGTTCACTGCGTGACGCTGGATCTGCATCGCCACTAG
- a CDS encoding glycosyltransferase: protein MRCPSLKALPAPPDGRSGWPWTIETPPLPEALPDGSHWPRISVVVASFNHGSYVEEMLRSVLLQGYPDLELIVIDGGSHQTTLDVIAKYREWFSYWVSEPDAGQSDALNKGMARVTGSLFNHLDTDDYLLPGALGLVAGVHARDPGQIIAGDVIRTREGSHASEVHYPQPHDLHAYVQWWDTEHHGGPGMFFPSRHLAAVGAVDTSLHFLMDYDFTLRFLAVTGMTTPRFPVAVIRHHAGCKSVKDGDEFVWECVQIVRPYQRQFPDLDARANREGAGVLFGFGFRRWLFAQGGGWRFMREGLRIHPLWAVYWLIPGWFLRKWARLRSRS, encoded by the coding sequence ATGCGTTGCCCGTCTCTCAAGGCACTGCCGGCGCCGCCCGATGGTCGCAGCGGCTGGCCTTGGACCATCGAGACGCCGCCGCTTCCAGAGGCGCTTCCCGACGGCAGCCACTGGCCCCGCATCAGCGTGGTCGTGGCGTCGTTCAACCATGGCAGCTACGTTGAGGAAATGCTCCGCTCCGTGCTTTTGCAAGGGTATCCGGATCTTGAGCTGATCGTGATCGACGGCGGCAGCCACCAGACGACGCTGGACGTGATCGCGAAGTACCGGGAATGGTTCAGCTACTGGGTGTCCGAGCCCGACGCCGGCCAGTCCGACGCGCTCAACAAAGGCATGGCGCGGGTGACCGGCTCGCTGTTCAACCACCTCGACACCGACGACTACCTGCTGCCGGGCGCCCTGGGGCTGGTCGCGGGGGTGCACGCACGGGACCCCGGGCAGATCATCGCCGGCGACGTCATTCGCACGCGGGAAGGCAGCCACGCGAGCGAGGTGCACTATCCCCAGCCGCATGACCTGCACGCGTACGTCCAGTGGTGGGACACCGAACACCATGGCGGTCCCGGCATGTTCTTCCCGAGCCGGCACCTTGCCGCGGTCGGCGCCGTCGATACGTCGCTGCATTTCCTGATGGACTACGATTTCACGCTGCGGTTCCTGGCGGTGACCGGCATGACGACGCCGCGGTTCCCGGTGGCGGTGATTCGCCATCACGCCGGTTGCAAGTCGGTCAAGGACGGTGACGAGTTCGTCTGGGAATGTGTGCAAATCGTCCGCCCCTATCAGCGGCAGTTTCCGGATCTCGACGCCCGGGCCAACCGCGAGGGCGCCGGGGTGCTGTTTGGCTTCGGGTTTCGCCGCTGGCTCTTCGCGCAGGGCGGTGGCTGGCGGTTCATGAGAGAGGGCCTGCGCATCCACCCGCTCTGGGCGGTGTATTGGCTGATTCCCGGCTGGTTCCTGAGAAAATGGGCACGTCTCCGATCTCGTTCCTGA
- a CDS encoding nodulation protein NodZ — translation MRGQVAAARLGRGLHLGAVAARIRTPEVAVLECRSGADESGLFSEFAAVIGLLDHYERWRHLYAGVRVQFGHGLYFDAAVGPNWWEYYFAPIDIRDRAEARARAIDPHYHDLCANRVERTMARVRGAALVQQHVTVRQDVNDIVDNFIGQHWTGHHVIGVHYRGTDKSDDARRVPYEEVASVVHEAMRRAGTERCRVFLATDEQAFVDFMRTRFSAQLCYREMFRSIDGRPIDVVNSDGNHRKGLDAVVDCLLLSRSHTLIRTASNLSLCATLFNPRVPDMLLNPER, via the coding sequence GTGCGAGGGCAAGTGGCCGCCGCGCGCCTTGGCCGCGGCCTGCATCTCGGTGCCGTCGCGGCACGCATCCGGACGCCGGAGGTCGCGGTGCTCGAATGCCGCAGTGGCGCGGATGAGTCGGGCTTGTTTTCAGAATTCGCGGCGGTGATCGGGCTGCTCGATCATTACGAGCGATGGCGGCACCTCTACGCCGGCGTGCGAGTCCAGTTCGGGCACGGCCTGTACTTCGACGCCGCCGTGGGGCCGAATTGGTGGGAGTACTACTTCGCACCCATTGACATCCGGGACCGCGCCGAAGCCCGCGCGCGTGCGATCGATCCGCACTATCACGACCTGTGCGCCAACCGGGTCGAGCGGACGATGGCTCGAGTCCGTGGCGCCGCCCTGGTTCAGCAACACGTGACGGTCAGGCAGGACGTCAACGACATCGTGGACAACTTCATCGGCCAGCATTGGACCGGTCACCACGTGATCGGGGTGCACTACCGAGGCACCGACAAGTCAGACGACGCCCGGCGCGTACCGTACGAAGAGGTTGCGTCGGTGGTGCACGAGGCCATGCGGCGCGCCGGGACGGAGCGCTGCCGCGTGTTCCTGGCCACCGACGAGCAGGCGTTCGTGGATTTCATGCGCACGCGTTTTTCAGCACAGCTGTGTTACCGCGAGATGTTCCGCTCGATCGACGGCCGCCCGATCGATGTGGTCAACAGCGATGGCAACCACCGCAAAGGCCTCGACGCCGTCGTCGATTGCCTGTTGCTGTCGCGATCGCACACGTTGATCCGGACCGCCTCCAACCTGAGCCTGTGCGCCACGCTGTTCAACCCACGGGTGCCGGACATGTTACTGAACCCCGAACGATGA
- a CDS encoding nodulation protein NodZ encodes MRRRTAIALVERLSSRVAWYARRTGGRARLRLRDALTSAGARLQPERLVLDCASGAEASGLFSEVAAVVGCLAHYEARPELYAGLRVDFQEHGLYYDPAAGANWWEYYFEPVTIASSRKAIDRIVPPWQHDDFAEYVELDMPRDVAAGIVKRHVRIRESMRNQVDRYWVAHADGAGMIGIHYRGTDKWEGAPPVPYEAVAAAVREASVAVGDAHCKIFVATDEQAFLDYMLTAYPGQVVYRQMPRSVDGHPIHKAPGDGFRKGEDAVIDCLLLARCAQLVRTDSDLGLFATFFNPDLPVRLLGTPL; translated from the coding sequence ATGAGACGGCGTACCGCGATCGCGTTGGTCGAGCGGCTCAGCTCACGGGTGGCCTGGTATGCGCGCCGGACGGGAGGGCGGGCCAGACTTAGGCTGCGCGATGCCCTGACCTCGGCGGGCGCACGCCTTCAACCGGAGCGGCTGGTGCTCGATTGCGCGAGCGGCGCCGAGGCCTCCGGGCTGTTCTCGGAAGTCGCGGCGGTCGTCGGCTGCCTGGCGCATTACGAGGCGCGGCCCGAGCTGTACGCCGGGCTGCGGGTCGACTTTCAGGAGCACGGCCTGTACTACGACCCGGCAGCCGGCGCCAATTGGTGGGAGTATTACTTCGAACCGGTCACGATTGCTTCGTCTCGGAAGGCAATCGATCGCATCGTGCCGCCATGGCAGCATGACGATTTCGCCGAGTACGTGGAGCTCGATATGCCGCGCGATGTCGCCGCCGGCATCGTCAAACGCCATGTCCGAATCAGGGAATCCATGCGCAACCAGGTTGATCGTTATTGGGTCGCGCATGCCGATGGCGCCGGCATGATCGGCATCCACTACCGCGGCACCGACAAGTGGGAGGGGGCGCCACCCGTTCCATACGAAGCCGTGGCCGCCGCGGTGCGGGAGGCATCGGTGGCGGTGGGCGACGCCCACTGCAAGATATTTGTGGCCACCGACGAGCAGGCGTTCCTGGACTACATGCTGACCGCGTACCCGGGCCAGGTCGTCTATCGACAGATGCCGCGGTCCGTGGACGGTCACCCGATTCACAAAGCGCCGGGCGATGGGTTCCGGAAGGGTGAAGACGCGGTCATCGATTGCCTCTTGCTGGCGCGATGCGCGCAACTGGTTCGCACCGACTCCGACCTCGGCCTGTTTGCCACGTTCTTCAATCCGGACCTGCCGGTGAGGCTCCTGGGTACTCCCTTATGA
- a CDS encoding DegT/DnrJ/EryC1/StrS family aminotransferase: MTAFIPQMEPVVTAADAQAVDRYLRSGGWLTEFRETRTFERMICDYTGARYCLAAPSGTLALFLALKGMGIGPGDEVIVPDLTMAASATAVILAGATVVFADVDSQTLCLDLADAERRISSRTKALMFVSLNGRAPGALPGFVDRCRDRGIAVIEDAAQSLGSWIGGRHLGTLGACGCLSFSSQKLVTTGQGGAVITSDEAVYQRMNQLRDFGRLEGGSDHYLSVGWNLKFTDLQAVVGVAQMGRLPALIARKKEIFAQYRERLAGLDGLEVPHTDLSSVTPWFVDVLVDGDLKPALMAHLHANGVGSRLVYPPLHAEPAFASAGSYPVATDLSRRGLWLPSSLRLEDGQIASICGLIRGFLGR, translated from the coding sequence GTGACGGCCTTCATTCCGCAAATGGAGCCGGTGGTGACTGCTGCGGACGCCCAGGCGGTGGACCGCTATCTTCGCTCGGGCGGCTGGCTCACCGAATTCCGAGAGACCCGCACGTTCGAGCGCATGATCTGTGATTACACCGGGGCGCGCTACTGCCTTGCGGCCCCAAGCGGGACGCTGGCCCTGTTCCTGGCGCTCAAAGGGATGGGGATTGGCCCCGGCGATGAGGTTATCGTTCCCGATCTGACGATGGCGGCAAGTGCCACGGCCGTGATCCTGGCCGGGGCCACGGTGGTCTTTGCCGACGTCGACAGCCAGACGCTGTGCCTGGACCTCGCCGACGCCGAGCGGCGCATCTCGTCCCGCACCAAGGCCCTGATGTTCGTGAGCCTGAATGGAAGGGCGCCCGGCGCCCTCCCCGGTTTCGTCGATCGGTGCCGCGACCGTGGCATTGCCGTCATTGAAGACGCCGCCCAGTCGCTCGGGTCTTGGATCGGCGGCCGGCACCTTGGCACCCTCGGTGCGTGCGGGTGCCTGTCGTTCAGCTCGCAGAAGCTGGTGACGACCGGCCAGGGCGGCGCCGTCATCACTAGCGACGAGGCGGTCTACCAGCGGATGAATCAACTCCGGGACTTCGGCCGGCTCGAAGGGGGCAGCGACCACTACCTGAGCGTCGGCTGGAACCTGAAGTTCACCGACCTGCAGGCCGTCGTCGGCGTGGCTCAGATGGGGCGGCTGCCCGCGCTCATCGCACGCAAGAAGGAGATCTTCGCGCAATATCGCGAGCGGCTGGCGGGCCTGGATGGCCTCGAGGTGCCGCACACCGACCTTTCCAGTGTGACGCCGTGGTTTGTCGATGTGCTGGTCGACGGGGACCTGAAGCCGGCGCTAATGGCTCACTTGCACGCCAATGGTGTGGGCAGCCGGCTGGTGTATCCGCCGCTTCATGCCGAGCCGGCGTTTGCGAGCGCGGGCTCGTATCCAGTGGCGACCGACCTGTCACGACGCGGTTTGTGGCTGCCGTCATCGCTGCGGCTCGAAGACGGCCAGATCGCCTCGATCTGCGGGTTGATCCGCGGCTTCCTGGGGCGCTGA